A segment of the Marinobacter arenosus genome:
GCCTCTGGCTCGTTGTCCTGCTTCTGATGGTCGGCGTTTGGGAGCTGGTGTGGTGAACGGTCCGACCCGATTACACCATGGCGGCCGGCTGATCGAGGCAGCCCGGCGCTGGAACCGTCCACCGGAGCAGTGGCTGGACCTGTCCACCGGGATCAATCCGCTGGGCTGGCCGGTGCCGGTCATTCCCCCGTCAGTCTGGCAGCGTCTGCCCGACGATGATGACGGCCTGGAGGACGTGGTGCGGGACTGGTGCGGCGCTCCGACAACGTCGGTCTGCGTTCCGGTACCCGGCAGCCAGGCGGCGATACAGACACTGCCCCGCCTGCGCCGCCGTTGTCGCGTTGGCGTACCCGAGCCCGGTTACGCCGAACACGCCCACGGCTGGGTCAGTGCCGGCCACGAGGTTCGGGCGATCACCGACACCGATCTGGCGGCCGGCGATGACTGGCTGGAGGGGCTTGATGTGGTGGTGTGGATCAACCCCAATAACCCGACCGGGCTTCGGCTCGAACGCGACCGGATGCTGGGCTGGCTGGCGCGCCTGCAGTCGCGCGGAGGCTGGTTGGTCGTTGACGAGGCCTTCCTGACCGCCCGGGATAGCGCCAGCCTTGCGCCTGTGTCGGGCCAACCCGGGCTGGTGGTGCTCAAGTCCCTTGGAAAGTTTTTCGGGCTGGCGGGGGTTCGAGCCGGTGCGGTCCTGACCGACGGGGTTATCGGTGAAGCCCTCAGTGCCTTGCTCGGTCCCTGGTCGCTCAGCGGTCCCGCCCGCTTCGTGATGGCGCGGGCGCTGCGGGATACCCGTTGGCAGAACGACGCCGAAACGTTCCTGCAGGGGGCGTCGCAGCGCCTGGGCGGACTGCTCGCCGAGGTCGGCTTGCCCGGCACCCAGGGCACGCTGCTGTTCCGCTACCTCCGGCATTCGAACGCGGACCGCCTGCAGGTAGCACTGGCGGAGCAGGGCGTGCTGGTACGCCACTTTGACCGGCCGGGTGCGCTGAGGCTGGGGCTGCCGGGCACCGAATCGGATTGGCAAAAACTTGCCCGAAGTCTCCGGGGGGTGTCTTTTGTCATTGACCACTGAGTAACCGATTGCTAGCCTTGCCGCTCGTTTTCAGGTGCCCCGAGGCGATGTTCTGCCGACATTGCCGGGGTGAAACGGGAAGCCGGTGAGAGTCCGGCGCTGCCCCCGCAACGGTATGTGAGTTAACGGTGATCGAGTGCGCCACTGTGCCCAGGCATGGGAAGGCGATCACCGCAGTGCGCTTGGCCGCACCGCTCATAAGCCCGGAGACCGGCCTGTTTACACACCAGACGTTGCGGAGGGCGACGGCGGTGGGTGACAGCCTCTCTGGCCCATGACAACCCTTACCCACCTGCCGACCAGACTCGCCCCACGCGATTTGACAAGAATCCCCGCACGGGTGCGTGCGGCGTGTGAGTGAGTATGATTATGGTTTTCCTGAAAGACAGTCAGTCCGCATTCGGGGCTGGCCTGGTCCTGTGTTCCCTGCCCCTGTTTTCCGCCCCTGTGATCGCCCAGCAGGCGTCCGCCTCCGGTGAGGCCAGCGAGCTTGATCCCATTGTTGTGACGGCCACGCTCGGCCCGCGGACGGTAGGCGAGAGCCTCTCCTCGGTGACCGTGCTGGACGAGGAAACCGTCGAGAAACAGGCACCCAACGAGTTCGCGGACCTGCTCCGGGGCCAACCGGGTGTGACGGTTGTTTCCAACGGGGCGTTTGGCAAAAATACCAGTGTGTTCACCCGTGGCACCTCCAACGACTCGACCGTGCTGCTGCTTGACGGTATCCGGATCCGGTCGGCCACCAGTGGCGGCGCGCCCTGGCAGTACGTGCCCAAGGAACTGATCGAGCGGGTTGAGATTGTGCGGGGGCCCCGCAGCAGTCTTTACGGTGCCGATGCGGTCGGTGGTGTGATTCAGGCGTTTACCCTCAGACCCGATGCAGGCCAGACCGGCTGGGTTGAAGCCGGCGGTGGCAGTTTCGATACCCGCAAAGGTGCGGCGGGCGTGAGCCTGGGTGACGGCGTCACCAATCTGAGCGTGAGTGGCGTGCATAAAACCACGGACGGTACCGAGCTGATCGAGGGGGGAGAGGACCGCGGATTCCGGAACAATGCGGGGGTCGCCCGCCTCAGTCATACGCTGCCCAATGGCGGTAAGGCCGGGTTATCGGTGTTCGAGTCCCAGGGCAACACCGAATTCGAGGGCGGCAACACCGACTTCACACTTCGGGCGGTCGGCTTCTCCCTGGACACGCCACTGAGCGACTACTGGCGCACCCGCATTGATCTGAACGAGGCGCGGGACGAGCAGGAAACCGCGAACGATGCCTTTGCCGATTCGGTCTTCAACACCCGCACCCGCACCGCGCGCTGGGAAAATACCTTTACCCGCGACGTGCACGAGCTGGTGCTGGGCACGGAACTGTCCTCGGATGAAGTCAAATCGAGCACCAGCTTCGACGAGACCAGTCGCACCAACGCGGCACTGTTTGGCCAGTTGCGCCTGAATTTCGGGCCGACCGATGTCCAGGTCAGTCTGCGCGGTGACGACAACGAAGCCTATGGGCGCGAGGAAACCGGCGGTGTGGCCCTCGGCCATGCCTTTGACCGTTCGCACCGGGTTCGCGTCAGTTACGGCACCGCATTTCGCGCGCCCACGTTCAACGATCTCTACTACCCCCTGGAAACCTATTCCTTCGGTGGCTCCTACGCCGGTAATCCCGACCTGAAACCCGAGGAAAGCAGCACCGTGGAGCTGGGCTTCAGCGGGCGCTACCCGGACTGGTTCTGGGACGTGGCGGCGTATCAGCTGGACATCGATAATCTGATTGCGCTCTCCGATGATGGCGCCGGCAACCTGCGTCCGGAAAATGTCAACGAGGCGGAAATTCGCGGCCTGGAGCTGGGCGCCGGTTTCGAACGGGACGGCTGGCGGACCTATCTGGCGCTGACACTGACTGATGCCCGCGATGCCAGCACCGACAATCGCCTGCGTCGTCGCAGTGGGCAGGGCGCGCGACTGGACATCGACCGTGACATCGACACCTGGACCCTGGGTGGCACCCTGGTGGCCGAGGGCTATCGCTATGATGATGCGG
Coding sequences within it:
- the cobD gene encoding threonine-phosphate decarboxylase CobD; the protein is MNGPTRLHHGGRLIEAARRWNRPPEQWLDLSTGINPLGWPVPVIPPSVWQRLPDDDDGLEDVVRDWCGAPTTSVCVPVPGSQAAIQTLPRLRRRCRVGVPEPGYAEHAHGWVSAGHEVRAITDTDLAAGDDWLEGLDVVVWINPNNPTGLRLERDRMLGWLARLQSRGGWLVVDEAFLTARDSASLAPVSGQPGLVVLKSLGKFFGLAGVRAGAVLTDGVIGEALSALLGPWSLSGPARFVMARALRDTRWQNDAETFLQGASQRLGGLLAEVGLPGTQGTLLFRYLRHSNADRLQVALAEQGVLVRHFDRPGALRLGLPGTESDWQKLARSLRGVSFVIDH
- a CDS encoding TonB-dependent receptor domain-containing protein; this translates as MIMVFLKDSQSAFGAGLVLCSLPLFSAPVIAQQASASGEASELDPIVVTATLGPRTVGESLSSVTVLDEETVEKQAPNEFADLLRGQPGVTVVSNGAFGKNTSVFTRGTSNDSTVLLLDGIRIRSATSGGAPWQYVPKELIERVEIVRGPRSSLYGADAVGGVIQAFTLRPDAGQTGWVEAGGGSFDTRKGAAGVSLGDGVTNLSVSGVHKTTDGTELIEGGEDRGFRNNAGVARLSHTLPNGGKAGLSVFESQGNTEFEGGNTDFTLRAVGFSLDTPLSDYWRTRIDLNEARDEQETANDAFADSVFNTRTRTARWENTFTRDVHELVLGTELSSDEVKSSTSFDETSRTNAALFGQLRLNFGPTDVQVSLRGDDNEAYGREETGGVALGHAFDRSHRVRVSYGTAFRAPTFNDLYYPLETYSFGGSYAGNPDLKPEESSTVELGFSGRYPDWFWDVAAYQLDIDNLIALSDDGAGNLRPENVNEAEIRGLELGAGFERDGWRTYLALTLTDARDASTDNRLRRRSGQGARLDIDRDIDTWTLGGTLVAEGYRYDDAANTKRLPGYGTLDLRAIWRFAPDWTGKLSVTDVFDRTYATAERFDGRRYLSAGRTAMASIRYEL